One Candidatus Babeliales bacterium genomic window, TTTATAATAGTAGTCAAAAAACAAAAATTAAGCATTTCAGATACAAGCAAAATACTTCCACAAAGTACTACCATAGAAGTCTTTTCTGCCAATCTGGTTTTAGGCAAACGATATCAAGCAAAAGAATTTTCTATTGCAATGGGTGCAAAAAAATTCAGTAGCAAACAGATTAATGACCACAAACAATTGTATGTAGGATATGTTAATAAACGTAATGAGATTGATGAAGCGCTACAAACTGCAGATAGAACCAATAGTAACATATCATATTCAGTGTTTCGTGGGTTAAAAATTTCTGAGACATTTACGCGCAATGCTGCATTATTGCATGAATTATATTTTGAAAATATAGGAACTGGTACATCTATGGGAAGTATGACACAAGAAATTATTATTAAAAACTTTGGAACTCTTGAGGCTTTTAAAGAAGATTTAATGGCAACAGCTTTATCGGCGCGTGGATGGGTGTTGACATGTTACAATCTTGATGACACTCGAGTTCAGAACTATTTGCTTGATGCGCACAATGAAAAAGTTCCTGTTTTGACAATACCGCTTTTGGTTGTGGATACGTATGAACATGCATATATGATTGATTTTGGTATTAATCGCAAAGAATACCTTGCAGTGTTGTGGGATAATATCAACTGGGATATAGTTGAAGCGCGTGTTAATAAGTGGGTTTCATTACATTAGTCTTAAGAGATTATTGTGATTATAACTATTATGAATAGTAAGAATTAACTTTGCTGTTTGTTGTATAAAAATTAAAAAGGAGTTTTTTGTGAAAGTGGGTGTAGTAGGATTGTTATTATTGTTGAATGTGTCGTTATCATATGGGTGCGAGCAGCAATTGGCATCGGCAATAGGGGTTTATTCGGATAGAGGTAGAAGACCAACCCAAGAAGATACGTGGCATCATGAAGTTATTAATGGAGGAAATTTTTTTGCGGTTTGTGATGGTCATAGCGGTCCTGAGATTGCTGAGTGTGCAAAACAAAAATTGGCTGTTTTTTTTAAAGATGCATTTGGTTCTGTAGAAGAAAGAATGAAAAAGGCTTTTTTACGACTAGATAACGATGATTGTGTGAAGTTGCACAAAAAATGTGGTTCAACTGCGAGTGTTGTATTTATTAATAAAAATACAGCCCACTTTGCCCATGTGGGAGATTCGCGTGTTGTGTTAGAAAAAAGTGGGACAGTTGCTTTTGCTACGAGAGATCATAAGCCTAATAGGCCAGATGAGCTGGATCGTATAGTAAATTTGGGTGGAAATATAAGTGATCTTAATGGGACATGGCGTGTTGAATATTATTTAGCAATGTCTCGTGCAATTGGCGATTGGTTTATAAAGAAATACATTATCGCAGATCCAGAATATACCGAAAAAGAATTAACATCAGAGAACAGATATTTAATTCTTGCTACTGATGGTTTATGGGATGTTATGAGTAATGAGGAAGCGGTGCAGGGATTAAAAGATCGCGCTCAAAAGTGTCCATCTGCAAAAGATCTTGCTAAACATTTAGGCTCTGTTGCAGCAGAAATGAGTGATGAAAATATTACTAAAGACAAT contains:
- a CDS encoding Fe-Mn family superoxide dismutase, whose translation is MNTHKKPFISVASVLLLVCLAFIIVVKKQKLSISDTSKILPQSTTIEVFSANLVLGKRYQAKEFSIAMGAKKFSSKQINDHKQLYVGYVNKRNEIDEALQTADRTNSNISYSVFRGLKISETFTRNAALLHELYFENIGTGTSMGSMTQEIIIKNFGTLEAFKEDLMATALSARGWVLTCYNLDDTRVQNYLLDAHNEKVPVLTIPLLVVDTYEHAYMIDFGINRKEYLAVLWDNINWDIVEARVNKWVSLH
- a CDS encoding PP2C family protein-serine/threonine phosphatase codes for the protein MKVGVVGLLLLLNVSLSYGCEQQLASAIGVYSDRGRRPTQEDTWHHEVINGGNFFAVCDGHSGPEIAECAKQKLAVFFKDAFGSVEERMKKAFLRLDNDDCVKLHKKCGSTASVVFINKNTAHFAHVGDSRVVLEKSGTVAFATRDHKPNRPDELDRIVNLGGNISDLNGTWRVEYYLAMSRAIGDWFIKKYIIADPEYTEKELTSENRYLILATDGLWDVMSNEEAVQGLKDRAQKCPSAKDLAKHLGSVAAEMSDENITKDNITVIVVDLLLLASGGNQ